From the genome of Kluyveromyces lactis strain NRRL Y-1140 chromosome F complete sequence:
GACCCCTTTTGTGCCAGCGACGCTGTCATAGTTTCCATGAATGTCATAATAACAATTATACTGACTAGCCGTATGTCTATTTATGTGTATGTGTGATAAGCAATGTTGAACGAAtatattattcaaaatgatATCGACTGTGTCTTGGCAAAAAAATTTGGTTTGGCTCTGTGGTTCTATTTTgttatttcaattgaatgatAATGAGATTGCAATCTAACGAGTTACCTCTCTGTTAGTTTCGAATCTACTCTTGGCCTTAAATACCTGGCTTATTTGATGTTCGAAGAACTCGGAAAAGTACGcatatatttatatcatttcatttttgtATAGATCATTTCAGTTCCTTAATTTGATTTGACACTTTTTTGTCATCAGAATCTAAGTAAGTTTCAATTTAGAATATAGAAACGGCTTGGATTGCCTCCTCCATTTCATTATTGATCCTAAACCAATGAATATTGAAACTGTAAAGTTTTTAAATCTGTGTTATGCCCTCGATATGTCTACTGTTTTGTATATTACTACGTAAAATGTCGACTATAGCTGCTATGAGTGACATCTCATGAATCGTTTCCCTCTACTTGAaagatacaaaaaaaagagtccagattcaagaagatttaAATTGAGAAGTTTCTCGATTACTGTTATCTGAAGCTACAAACCACGATTTGATATCTACATGAActccttttcttttcagaaTTGATCTGTCCCATTTCCTCGTCGTCAGAGGCCTGTTCCCTTATTTATTCACAAAGGTTTTTCACGAAATGAACCTTAACATCACTTAGTAAAGAAACTGGGCAttatcaacagaaaaacaaaaaaatgagCACCTAATTGTAAGTTGAAAGTGAGACTTCCTTAGCCCCtaatattgaaagaaagagtgGTACTATACTATTTGCGCTAAGCATAAGCCAATCTAGTTTTCCCTAGACTTATTGCTTCATACAAACGATGACCAATTTTAAATCTACCTAtgagaagaaatctttcaCTAGAGAACAATGGATGAAAGTGGTGCAGGACGCCAATCCCTATGATCGCAGCAACAGTGAGTTGTCGAATAATGAGCCGGTAATACCAATGTTATTATTGAACTATTTTGTGGTGATGGCATATGAGGAATCTAGTATCCGCATGGCTAAGGAGCTTGGGTTTTTGAATTCCAACAAAgacattgaagaattcaactCTGTATATATGATTAAGAAAAGGGCATACATCAAGGAACTTATCAAGAAGGGTGAAATTTTACTAGCTATGGAAAAGATTACCGAGGTATTTGGAATAGAGGTACTCGAAAGTTTGAATGACCATATTACagatgaagatttgaacTTCAAGCTATTGTTGTTGAACCTTATTGAAATGATTCGTTCCCACAACGCCAAGGGCGACCCTAACGATCAGGAGCAGTTTATATTAGAGCTTATCTCTTATGCTCAGGATAAACTTGCTTTGAAAGCAAGCTCCAAAAAAGAGTATATGAAGGAAGTCGAATTAGTTATGACCCTTCTTCTCTTCCCGTTATCGGATGAGGATGGTTCGAGTCCTTCTGCTAAGTTAccaaagaagttgaaacaGCTATATTCCTTAAATATGAGAACTAAAGTAGCTGATCTAGTGAACAGAAAGCTTTTGCAATCGATATTACCGAGGATAAACTCTCAACTCGAAAAATCTGGTTTACCTGACATCTTAGGATCCAGCTTCCAATCAAATCGAGTTCCCACTCTAACAAACGTTATACGATCCATTCCAAGGGAATCTATCACGACAGAAAGGCTTACCGGAGAGCTAGCAcatattgaagaaaagcaGGGAAGTTCTATGAGCACCAATTCCGACATGAGTCGCATACAAGgtgaaatctttgaagagTTAGGTGAGAACTTGCATTCTTATTATATCCCTAACGACGTTAGATTGGTACAAATCATGAAACTTTGGGTTTGGTGTGAAAACCAATTGCATAGTTCGGATGTTGGTGTTCCGAGGGTTGAAGGAGTGATTTAGTGCAAAATCTATAATCTTTTATACTATATATGCATGGGTTCCCTATATTCACATTATGTTTTCAAGCATTTAACGGCAGCTTGCAATTTTCACACCAAAAACTCACAGTCTATAGTGTCACCAGTTTCCATCTTTAAGAAACACAATTGAATATCGTCGAGGTTTTTTGGAAGTTCCTCGCTCATGGTGTTGTAGATTTTTACATTTTTGGTAATGGTGAAGGTTTTGCTTGGCTGTTTGAACTGATCATAAAAGTGACCATCTTTAAAGAAGTGATaaagttttgattttaaTAGCCTTAATGTACAAC
Proteins encoded in this window:
- the GID8 gene encoding glucose-induced degradation complex subunit GID8 (similar to uniprot|Q759M8 Ashbya gossypii ADR248C ADR248Cp and weakly similar to YMR135C uniprot|P40208 Saccharomyces cerevisiae YMR135C GID8 Protein of unknown function involved in proteasome-dependent catabolite inactivation of fructose-1 6-bisphosphatase contains LisH and CTLH domains like Vid30p), yielding MTNFKSTYEKKSFTREQWMKVVQDANPYDRSNSELSNNEPVIPMLLLNYFVVMAYEESSIRMAKELGFLNSNKDIEEFNSVYMIKKRAYIKELIKKGEILLAMEKITEVFGIEVLESLNDHITDEDLNFKLLLLNLIEMIRSHNAKGDPNDQEQFILELISYAQDKLALKASSKKEYMKEVELVMTLLLFPLSDEDGSSPSAKLPKKLKQLYSLNMRTKVADLVNRKLLQSILPRINSQLEKSGLPDILGSSFQSNRVPTLTNVIRSIPRESITTERLTGELAHIEEKQGSSMSTNSDMSRIQGEIFEELGENLHSYYIPNDVRLVQIMKLWVWCENQLHSSDVGVPRVEGVI